One Desulfosalsimonas propionicica DNA window includes the following coding sequences:
- a CDS encoding sensor histidine kinase has product MRGALVIYVLVPMAVAAAFVGLWSLHAFERQVEKRMQKDLELVARAIKQPLGHAIQREREGSISQALESAFSIGRVYGAYVYDAEGNKISTTGRREPKSQPEEVSRLVKDGRQHGEYGEVAGRDVYSYFVPLTDSGGRITGLLQLTRRRSDFQEQIRDIRYKAVFIFILAFTGLTGVVFYGHHRALGKHLNRLSKTMTRISKGERQQRFSFGGPREILALGVHFNQMMDNIDRAEQEIQRRRTEQEELEERLRQAEKLAAIGQLSAGVAHELGTPLSVIEGKALRALRSPDMPEPAADNIQAIRSQARRMEQIIRQLLDFSRRSELRPRRVKISRLARSAAAALEPECSRLDAGIILEGENSDEMVADSVQMEQVLTNLMKNAAQAAPGGQVKVSWRVEKDRAVLCVEDSGPGIDEKTRQKLFEPFFTTKAVGAGTGLGLAVVHGIVEAHGGEVQVDTSIMGGACFTLLLHVAGSDGMSGGIKDE; this is encoded by the coding sequence TTGCGCGGGGCCCTGGTAATCTATGTTCTGGTGCCCATGGCGGTGGCCGCCGCATTCGTGGGGCTCTGGAGTCTGCATGCCTTTGAGCGCCAGGTGGAAAAACGGATGCAAAAGGATCTGGAACTCGTGGCCCGGGCCATCAAACAGCCCCTTGGCCATGCCATCCAGCGGGAGCGGGAAGGCAGTATTTCCCAGGCCCTGGAATCGGCTTTTTCCATTGGCCGGGTTTACGGGGCTTATGTTTATGATGCCGAGGGAAATAAAATTTCAACCACGGGCAGACGCGAGCCCAAGTCTCAGCCCGAAGAGGTCAGCCGCCTTGTAAAAGACGGCAGGCAGCACGGGGAATATGGCGAAGTGGCCGGCAGGGATGTGTATTCCTATTTTGTGCCCTTAACCGATTCCGGGGGCAGGATTACGGGCCTGCTGCAGCTCACCCGCCGCCGAAGCGATTTTCAGGAACAGATCCGGGATATCCGCTACAAGGCGGTGTTTATTTTTATCCTGGCCTTTACCGGGCTGACCGGGGTGGTTTTCTACGGCCACCACCGGGCTTTGGGGAAACATTTGAATCGGTTGTCAAAAACCATGACCCGGATCTCAAAGGGAGAGCGCCAGCAGCGGTTTTCCTTTGGCGGGCCCAGGGAAATTCTTGCCCTGGGCGTGCATTTCAATCAGATGATGGACAATATCGACCGGGCGGAACAAGAGATCCAGCGAAGGCGGACTGAACAGGAAGAACTGGAAGAACGTCTCCGCCAGGCTGAAAAACTGGCGGCCATCGGGCAGCTGTCAGCCGGCGTGGCCCATGAGCTGGGAACACCCTTAAGTGTTATTGAGGGAAAAGCCCTGCGGGCTTTGCGCAGTCCGGACATGCCGGAGCCGGCTGCTGACAATATCCAGGCCATCCGCTCCCAGGCCCGGCGCATGGAGCAGATCATCCGCCAGCTCCTGGATTTCAGCCGGCGCAGCGAGCTGCGTCCCAGACGGGTGAAAATATCCCGGCTGGCAAGGTCTGCAGCCGCGGCCCTGGAGCCTGAATGCAGCCGGCTGGATGCGGGCATTATTCTGGAGGGGGAAAACTCAGACGAGATGGTGGCCGATTCGGTCCAAATGGAGCAGGTTTTGACAAATCTCATGAAAAATGCGGCCCAGGCGGCCCCGGGAGGGCAGGTCAAGGTCAGCTGGCGGGTGGAAAAAGATCGGGCTGTGCTCTGTGTGGAAGACAGCGGGCCCGGCATTGATGAAAAAACCCGGCAAAAACTGTTTGAACCCTTTTTCACCACTAAGGCCGTGGGCGCGGGAACAGGCCTGGGCCTTGCCGTGGTCCACGGCATCGTGGAGGCCCATGGCGGAGAAGTTCAGGTGGATACCAGCATCATGGGCGGTGCCTGCTTTACCCTTTTGCTTCATGTGGCCGGCTCGGATGGAATGTCCGGAGGAATAAAGGATGAATAA
- a CDS encoding sigma-54-dependent transcriptional regulator — protein MNKARTNSQKILIVEDDEGLAGLLADEITDAGFEAVSVASAEDAEVRLVDWEPDLVVSDLRLPGASGLDLLKKVAALHAPPAFLVITAFGTITQAVEALKAGADDFLTKPLDLEHFMHRLVRILETRRLRQEVDRFRQIFEFENFHGMYGQSRSMRILFDQILQMAPASGPVLIVGESGTGKELVARAVHAESDRKDGPFIAVNCAGIPENLMESEFFGHTPGAFTGAGKSRQGLFEEAHGGTLLLDEIAEMPMGLQAKLLRILQDGSIRPIGSNREKQVDVRILAATHQDLEQEVNNGLFRQDLFYRLETFTLNVPPLRDRAEDIELLAGRMLTRFATQMGKQIHGFSDQALALLQQYPFPGNVREFQNALERAVTFCTNSRIKPEDLPARIRDNANSPDAMADFPIPARGPENRLPTLAEVEKQYIAHVLEKVDGNKKRAADILGVARRTLYRRLG, from the coding sequence ATGAATAAAGCCCGGACCAACAGCCAGAAGATTTTAATCGTGGAAGACGATGAGGGATTGGCCGGCCTGCTGGCCGATGAAATCACGGATGCGGGTTTTGAAGCCGTCTCGGTTGCCAGTGCAGAGGATGCCGAAGTCCGGCTGGTGGATTGGGAGCCGGACCTGGTGGTCAGCGATCTTCGCCTGCCCGGCGCCAGCGGCCTGGATTTGCTTAAAAAAGTCGCAGCCCTGCATGCACCGCCCGCGTTTCTGGTCATCACTGCATTCGGCACCATTACCCAGGCCGTGGAGGCCTTAAAAGCCGGGGCGGATGATTTTCTCACCAAACCCCTGGATCTGGAGCATTTCATGCACCGGCTCGTCCGTATCCTGGAAACCCGCCGGCTGCGCCAGGAAGTTGACAGGTTCCGGCAGATTTTTGAATTTGAGAATTTCCATGGAATGTATGGCCAGAGCCGGTCCATGCGGATTCTTTTTGACCAGATTCTACAGATGGCCCCGGCCAGCGGGCCGGTACTGATCGTGGGTGAAAGCGGCACAGGCAAGGAGCTGGTGGCCCGGGCCGTGCATGCGGAAAGCGACCGCAAAGACGGCCCGTTTATTGCCGTGAACTGTGCCGGCATTCCCGAAAATCTCATGGAAAGTGAGTTTTTCGGCCATACCCCGGGCGCTTTCACAGGGGCCGGCAAATCCAGGCAGGGCCTTTTTGAGGAGGCCCACGGCGGGACCCTGCTGCTTGATGAAATCGCGGAAATGCCCATGGGCCTGCAGGCCAAGCTTTTGCGGATTCTCCAGGACGGCAGCATCCGGCCCATCGGGTCAAACCGCGAAAAGCAGGTGGATGTGCGGATTCTGGCCGCAACCCACCAGGATCTGGAACAAGAGGTAAACAATGGCCTGTTCCGGCAGGATTTGTTCTACCGCCTGGAAACCTTTACCCTCAATGTACCGCCTTTGCGTGACCGGGCCGAAGATATTGAACTGCTGGCCGGCCGTATGCTGACCCGGTTTGCCACCCAGATGGGAAAACAGATTCACGGGTTTTCCGACCAGGCCCTGGCCCTTTTGCAGCAATACCCGTTTCCCGGAAATGTCCGGGAATTTCAAAACGCCCTGGAAAGGGCGGTTACATTCTGCACCAACAGTCGAATCAAGCCCGAGGACCTTCCGGCAAGGATCCGGGACAACGCCAACTCCCCGGATGCCATGGCGGATTTTCCCATACCGGCCCGGGGTCCGGAAAACCGGCTTCCCACACTTGCCGAGGTGGAAAAACAGTATATAGCCCATGTGCTGGAAAAGGTTGACGGCAATAAAAAACGGGCGGCTGATATTCTGGGCGTTGCCAGAAGAACCCTGTACCGCAGGCTTGGGTGA
- a CDS encoding TorD/DmsD family molecular chaperone yields MFFPEAFAAVAACYKEPASGLPQKLDPLCGPQPVHEGISPPDIRELKNRFETGDPEELRLDHTRLFVGPFELVAPPFGSVYLDGKRTLMGESTRSAMELYRRAGLDMAEDFNNPPDHVIAELEFLAYLHSARQAADDDDTLHLLRDLHHQFVRQHIGTWIEPFTSKMEQGAETGFYQLLAAVTRSLVLAEARAAE; encoded by the coding sequence ATGTTTTTTCCCGAGGCGTTTGCCGCCGTGGCGGCCTGTTATAAAGAGCCGGCCTCCGGGCTGCCTCAAAAACTGGATCCGCTGTGCGGCCCGCAGCCGGTGCACGAAGGCATTTCGCCCCCTGACATCCGGGAATTGAAAAACCGGTTTGAAACAGGTGATCCAGAGGAGCTGCGCCTGGATCATACACGCCTTTTCGTCGGCCCGTTTGAACTGGTGGCCCCGCCGTTCGGGTCGGTGTATCTCGACGGCAAACGGACCCTGATGGGCGAATCCACCCGCAGTGCAATGGAATTATACCGCCGGGCCGGCCTGGACATGGCCGAAGATTTCAACAACCCCCCGGACCACGTCATTGCAGAGCTTGAATTTCTGGCCTATCTTCATTCCGCCCGCCAGGCCGCAGATGATGATGATACCCTGCACCTGCTCCGGGATCTGCACCATCAATTTGTCCGGCAGCACATAGGCACCTGGATAGAACCTTTTACCAGCAAGATGGAACAAGGCGCTGAAACCGGTTTTTATCAGCTGCTGGCGGCTGTCACCCGCAGCCTTGTGCTGGCCGAGGCCCGGGCCGCCGAATAA
- the nrfD gene encoding NrfD/PsrC family molybdoenzyme membrane anchor subunit — translation MAASKTFTRAWTLLLILGLALGLFAALTSIFAGLGVYNTRNVVFWGLPMAGYLFFGLTAAGLTLLSSLPTVFGAKHLYPVAKRAALLAFATLLAGLMCKGLDLGPISTLTNLIWIAFSPNLTSPIWWMTILYAFYFAFVAFKFLTMHQGKWHRVEGVFAAIGALLLSFFSYLSLSVVFGTVQARLGFFGFTLGLYFLVTAFASGLAALLLSSVINDWLKGSKNEQEIRARSDLSLYLGISLGATLVVFLLRIIRAFAAQTEQMAGFMHMMGSLSFNVELIAGILVPLGILAFAALRKNAAAQFAAAVLVLIGMFAGRFEQLLSGNVQPMGVQAEGAPEFIHYVPSIYEWGIILLVLSIVLTIYTLAERYLDLGAAPEEA, via the coding sequence ATGGCTGCCAGCAAAACTTTTACCAGAGCCTGGACATTGCTGCTCATACTGGGGCTTGCACTGGGACTCTTTGCGGCCCTGACCAGCATATTTGCCGGCCTGGGTGTCTATAACACAAGAAACGTGGTATTCTGGGGACTGCCCATGGCAGGGTACCTGTTTTTCGGCCTGACCGCAGCCGGCCTGACCCTGCTGTCCTCGCTGCCCACGGTATTCGGGGCCAAGCATCTCTATCCGGTGGCCAAAAGGGCAGCATTGCTGGCCTTTGCCACTCTTCTGGCCGGGCTGATGTGCAAGGGGCTGGATCTGGGGCCCATCAGCACCCTGACCAACCTGATCTGGATCGCTTTTTCCCCGAACCTCACCTCGCCCATCTGGTGGATGACAATTCTTTATGCTTTTTATTTTGCCTTTGTGGCCTTTAAGTTTCTGACCATGCACCAGGGCAAATGGCACCGCGTCGAAGGGGTGTTTGCCGCCATCGGCGCACTGCTGCTGTCTTTTTTCTCCTATCTGTCCCTGTCGGTGGTATTCGGCACCGTACAGGCAAGACTGGGATTTTTCGGATTCACCCTGGGGCTGTATTTTCTGGTCACCGCCTTTGCCAGCGGTCTTGCGGCCCTGCTGTTGTCTTCGGTGATCAATGACTGGCTCAAAGGGAGCAAAAACGAGCAGGAAATCCGGGCCAGAAGCGATCTGAGCCTTTATCTGGGCATTTCTCTGGGCGCCACCCTAGTGGTGTTTCTGCTGCGGATTATCCGGGCGTTTGCCGCCCAAACCGAGCAGATGGCCGGATTCATGCATATGATGGGCAGCCTGTCTTTTAATGTCGAATTGATCGCCGGCATACTCGTGCCCCTGGGGATACTGGCTTTTGCCGCCCTGCGCAAAAACGCCGCAGCCCAGTTTGCCGCCGCTGTCCTGGTGCTGATCGGCATGTTTGCGGGCCGGTTTGAACAGCTTTTGTCCGGAAACGTCCAACCCATGGGCGTGCAGGCAGAAGGGGCCCCGGAGTTTATCCATTATGTGCCCAGCATTTACGAATGGGGGATCATTCTGCTGGTGCTCAGCATTGTATTGACCATCTATACCCTGGCAGAACGGTATCTGGACCTGGGAGCGGCCCCGGAGGAAGCCTGA
- a CDS encoding 4Fe-4S dicluster domain-containing protein has product MKYAMVIDHQRCVGCGACIIACKNENNLTEGISWSYKITETVGTFPNVRFHYIPTLCNHCANAPCALGCPTQAMHKAEGGITMHDPNKCIGCRYCIANCPYGVISYNWEEPHQQWTQKKVLIKDCTSSGAEQASAYGIPRRPPYENPERGLTLPAERPMGVVEKCTFCDHRLMRGLLPYCVEACPADARIFGDLDDPKTEVSKLIGKYKPYRLKEHLGTEPKIYYIRSFNPGTYTQTKGGL; this is encoded by the coding sequence ATGAAATACGCAATGGTCATAGATCACCAGCGATGCGTTGGCTGCGGGGCCTGTATTATCGCCTGCAAAAATGAAAACAATCTCACAGAAGGCATCAGCTGGTCATACAAGATCACCGAAACTGTGGGGACTTTCCCCAATGTGCGCTTTCACTACATCCCCACCCTGTGCAATCACTGTGCAAACGCGCCCTGCGCCCTGGGATGCCCAACCCAGGCCATGCACAAGGCAGAAGGCGGGATCACCATGCATGATCCCAACAAGTGCATCGGGTGCCGGTACTGCATTGCCAACTGCCCGTACGGGGTGATCTCCTATAACTGGGAAGAGCCGCACCAGCAATGGACCCAAAAAAAAGTGCTTATCAAGGACTGCACCAGTTCCGGTGCTGAACAGGCCTCGGCCTACGGCATACCCCGCAGGCCCCCTTATGAAAATCCCGAGAGGGGCCTGACCCTTCCCGCGGAAAGGCCCATGGGCGTTGTGGAAAAATGCACTTTCTGCGACCACCGGCTCATGCGCGGACTGCTTCCCTACTGCGTGGAGGCATGTCCGGCAGACGCCCGGATTTTCGGGGACCTGGATGACCCGAAAACCGAGGTAAGCAAGCTGATCGGCAAATACAAACCTTACAGGCTAAAAGAGCACCTGGGGACCGAGCCCAAGATATACTATATCCGAAGCTTTAACCCCGGCACCTATACACAGACCAAAGGAGGACTCTGA
- a CDS encoding molybdopterin-dependent oxidoreductase: MKKDESMTSAGSGGIEISRRAFVKSSLAAGAVLGSGLSLSAFTPLKKASAQTGTQTGQWLPAACQGCTSWCAKQVYVIDGRAVKVRGNPHSKVNGGASCPRAHMALQQLYDPDRIKVPMKRTNPEKGRDQDPKFVPVSWDEALDMMADRIMELRKKGESHKYMLMRGRYTYMRDILYGSMTKLIGSPNNISHSAICAEGEKFGPYYTEGFWGYRQYDVENTRYILLWGADPLAANRQVSYYSKAWGTTLDQAKVAIVEPRLSATAAKADEWIPAKPGYDGALAVAMAHVILTEGLWYKDFVGDFKDGENRFIEGREVDEDLFAEKHSHGVVRWWNLALKDKTPQWAEKISGVEAAQIRRVAVEFAEAAPRAISWLGGGPVMQVRGGYASMACHALNGLVGACDNLGGTMVSNKEYTSGFPGYDQYLDDIAKKGTQHEKIDQRGRLEFPCLKKGKSGGGVITNRAADGIADEDPYEIKMAIAYMNNFNFSAPHGQRWDKALSKIPFLVHITTNASEFSWFADLVLPDTHHMFEKWGYLKSTGNGYRHVPLLQPIIDMPFDFKIDETEIPFLLGKKLAERGFDNLHRYHVEQFADPETGKSPEDEKQFSEYATKIATRDLWDPKRYKGGDKINGWEEFKKIGVWNSDPYPYRARWGKMKTETGKFEFYSQTLKTALENHAKKHDTNMDHVLEVCKYEARGELAFVPHHEEPYVHGDPEEYPLLFVDHKARLNREGRSANCSWYYELKDLDPGDVNYQDAAKFNPRDAAALGIEKGDKIKIISPVGEIECTTTLWEGVRPGCVAKCYGQGHWAYGSRAAEVFGKKPRGGNNNYILPADYDRLSGASAYYSTTRVKIVKL; the protein is encoded by the coding sequence ATGAAAAAAGACGAATCCATGACCAGTGCGGGAAGCGGCGGCATTGAAATCAGCCGCCGGGCGTTTGTCAAGTCTTCGCTGGCCGCTGGTGCTGTGCTGGGCTCCGGGCTGAGCTTAAGCGCCTTTACGCCTTTGAAAAAGGCCAGTGCGCAAACCGGAACACAAACCGGACAGTGGCTTCCGGCGGCCTGCCAGGGATGCACCTCCTGGTGCGCCAAGCAGGTCTATGTCATTGACGGAAGAGCTGTCAAGGTAAGAGGCAATCCCCATTCAAAAGTCAACGGCGGGGCCAGCTGCCCCAGGGCGCACATGGCCTTGCAGCAGCTCTATGATCCGGACCGGATCAAGGTGCCCATGAAAAGAACCAATCCTGAAAAGGGCCGGGATCAGGACCCGAAATTTGTGCCGGTTTCCTGGGACGAGGCCCTGGACATGATGGCCGACCGCATCATGGAACTGCGCAAAAAAGGGGAATCCCACAAGTACATGCTCATGCGCGGCCGCTACACCTACATGCGCGATATCCTTTACGGCTCCATGACCAAGCTCATCGGATCGCCCAACAACATCTCCCACAGCGCCATATGTGCAGAAGGCGAAAAATTCGGCCCCTACTATACCGAGGGATTCTGGGGCTACCGGCAGTACGACGTGGAAAACACCCGCTACATACTGCTCTGGGGAGCCGATCCCCTGGCGGCAAACCGCCAGGTATCCTACTATTCCAAGGCATGGGGCACCACCCTGGACCAGGCCAAGGTGGCCATCGTGGAGCCCAGGCTGTCGGCCACGGCCGCCAAGGCAGATGAATGGATCCCTGCAAAACCTGGATACGACGGGGCCCTGGCTGTGGCCATGGCCCATGTGATCCTTACAGAAGGGCTATGGTACAAGGATTTTGTGGGTGATTTCAAAGACGGGGAAAACCGGTTTATTGAAGGGCGTGAAGTCGATGAAGACCTGTTTGCGGAAAAACACTCCCACGGGGTGGTCCGGTGGTGGAACCTGGCGCTAAAGGACAAGACCCCGCAATGGGCGGAAAAAATTTCCGGCGTGGAGGCCGCACAGATCCGCAGAGTGGCCGTGGAATTCGCAGAGGCCGCCCCGCGCGCCATCTCCTGGCTGGGCGGCGGACCGGTCATGCAGGTAAGGGGAGGCTATGCAAGCATGGCCTGCCACGCCCTAAACGGCCTTGTGGGCGCCTGTGACAATCTGGGCGGCACCATGGTGTCAAACAAGGAATATACCAGCGGGTTTCCCGGATATGATCAATACCTGGATGACATTGCCAAAAAAGGCACCCAGCATGAAAAAATCGACCAGCGGGGGCGTCTGGAATTTCCCTGCCTGAAGAAAGGCAAGTCCGGGGGCGGAGTGATCACCAACCGGGCCGCAGACGGCATTGCCGATGAAGATCCCTATGAAATCAAAATGGCAATCGCCTACATGAACAATTTCAACTTCTCGGCCCCCCATGGACAGCGGTGGGACAAGGCCCTTTCCAAAATTCCCTTCCTGGTGCACATTACCACCAACGCTTCGGAATTTTCCTGGTTTGCCGACCTGGTCTTGCCCGATACCCACCACATGTTTGAAAAATGGGGGTATCTGAAATCCACGGGTAACGGGTACCGGCATGTGCCGCTTCTCCAGCCCATCATTGACATGCCCTTTGATTTCAAGATCGATGAAACCGAAATTCCCTTTCTGCTGGGCAAAAAGCTGGCCGAGCGCGGCTTTGACAACCTGCACCGCTATCACGTGGAGCAGTTTGCCGACCCGGAAACCGGCAAATCGCCTGAAGATGAAAAACAGTTTTCGGAATACGCCACAAAAATCGCCACTCGGGATCTGTGGGACCCGAAACGCTACAAGGGCGGCGACAAAATCAACGGCTGGGAGGAATTCAAAAAAATCGGGGTCTGGAACTCGGATCCCTATCCCTACCGCGCCAGGTGGGGCAAAATGAAAACCGAAACCGGAAAATTTGAGTTCTACTCCCAAACCCTGAAAACCGCCCTGGAAAACCACGCCAAAAAACACGACACAAATATGGACCATGTGCTCGAGGTCTGCAAATACGAAGCACGCGGGGAACTGGCCTTTGTGCCGCATCATGAGGAACCCTACGTGCACGGTGATCCGGAAGAATACCCCCTTTTGTTTGTGGATCACAAGGCCCGGCTCAACCGCGAGGGCCGGTCTGCCAACTGCTCCTGGTATTATGAGCTAAAGGACCTGGACCCCGGGGATGTGAACTACCAGGACGCGGCCAAGTTCAATCCCAGAGACGCGGCCGCTCTGGGCATTGAAAAGGGGGACAAAATCAAAATCATCTCCCCTGTGGGGGAAATCGAGTGCACGACCACCCTGTGGGAAGGCGTTCGGCCGGGATGTGTGGCCAAATGCTACGGCCAGGGCCACTGGGCCTACGGCAGCCGTGCAGCAGAAGTTTTCGGCAAAAAACCCCGGGGCGGCAACAACAATTACATACTGCCTGCGGATTATGACCGTTTAAGCGGCGCTTCGGCATATTACAGCACCACCCGGGTGAAAATCGTCAAATTGTAA
- a CDS encoding metalloregulator ArsR/SmtB family transcription factor: MESGENIDSITVDDISGIARALSEPVRVRMLMCLKGGPLSLYHFTEIFKMAPSTLSKHLHILESAGLLVAVRHGRWRLYQWQGQDAEQTIRALLAWLGQAVLKDPVLEDDAARRAVAVQATPVPVPQNDIIRVLFLCSGNSCRSQMAEALLSKRAGPAFEVSSAGTAPREIPPLTVTVMDEIGIDIRDQKPKSVMEYIGTTYFDYLITVCPMAEQQTPVFPGVSRRLHWPVPDPAEEAKGSEEEKKQVFRQVRDLLDEKIQDWLKQSGLRQEAGNKESL; encoded by the coding sequence TTGGAATCAGGCGAAAACATCGATTCAATCACCGTGGATGACATCAGCGGCATTGCCAGGGCCCTGTCCGAGCCGGTGCGGGTCCGCATGCTGATGTGCTTGAAGGGCGGTCCGCTGAGCCTCTATCATTTTACCGAGATTTTCAAAATGGCGCCCTCAACCCTGTCCAAGCACCTGCATATCCTGGAAAGCGCCGGCCTGCTGGTTGCCGTCCGGCATGGAAGGTGGCGCCTTTACCAGTGGCAGGGTCAGGATGCAGAGCAAACTATCCGGGCTTTGCTGGCGTGGCTGGGCCAGGCGGTTCTAAAAGACCCGGTGCTGGAAGACGATGCCGCCAGAAGGGCGGTTGCCGTGCAGGCAACCCCGGTGCCCGTGCCGCAAAACGACATCATCCGGGTATTGTTTCTGTGTTCCGGCAATTCCTGCCGCAGCCAGATGGCCGAAGCCCTGCTTAGCAAAAGGGCCGGCCCGGCTTTCGAGGTGTCCAGCGCCGGGACCGCTCCCCGGGAGATTCCCCCTTTGACCGTGACGGTCATGGATGAAATCGGAATCGACATCCGGGACCAGAAACCCAAAAGCGTCATGGAATATATCGGCACCACCTATTTTGACTATCTGATCACCGTATGTCCCATGGCCGAACAGCAGACCCCGGTATTTCCCGGGGTAAGCCGCCGCCTGCACTGGCCGGTGCCGGACCCCGCGGAAGAAGCCAAAGGCTCCGAAGAGGAAAAAAAGCAGGTTTTCAGGCAGGTGCGGGATTTGCTGGATGAAAAAATACAGGACTGGCTAAAGCAGTCCGGACTCCGGCAGGAGGCCGGTAACAAGGAATCGTTATAA
- a CDS encoding MOSC domain-containing protein, whose translation MSFLASEEIENARQQGLDVSFGDFSENIPTTCIDWKSLPFGTRMAIGASALVEITQIGKTCHNKCAIYYKAGDCIMPREGVFARVCRGGRISCGDPVVVYK comes from the coding sequence GTGAGTTTTCTGGCCTCAGAGGAAATAGAAAATGCCCGGCAGCAGGGCCTGGATGTCTCTTTTGGAGATTTTTCCGAAAATATCCCCACCACCTGCATTGACTGGAAAAGCCTGCCTTTTGGCACCCGGATGGCAATCGGGGCCTCAGCGTTGGTGGAAATCACCCAGATCGGCAAAACCTGCCACAACAAGTGCGCCATTTATTACAAAGCCGGCGACTGCATTATGCCCAGAGAGGGTGTTTTTGCCCGGGTCTGCCGGGGCGGGCGCATTTCCTGCGGCGATCCGGTGGTTGTTTATAAATAG
- a CDS encoding electron transfer flavoprotein subunit alpha/FixB family protein, whose protein sequence is MSAVLIVAEHKEGMPSKATLRTITFGRDASEMLKHKLHLLVIGHNVEKVAEQLKIYGADCIFLVNDPALETYKAETWAYVTSKVAQQCNAAMICTDAGSTGKDFMPRVSARIGAGMASGVIGFDGECFKREMWAGSVVARIRLHTEIQVATVQSTLFEPATPAGNSSEIEPLHLKIPPARTRFIEFRKTESKRPDLPEANVVISGGRGLRNAENFRMLERLADLFKGAVGATRAAVDAQWVPNDLQVGQTGKFVAPEFYMACGISGAMQHVAGIKNSKIIVAINKDENAPIFRVADFGMVADLFEVVPALIAAIENTIE, encoded by the coding sequence GTGTCAGCAGTACTGATAGTAGCAGAGCACAAGGAGGGAATGCCCAGTAAAGCGACCCTTAGGACAATTACATTCGGCCGTGATGCAAGCGAAATGCTAAAGCACAAGCTGCATTTACTGGTAATCGGCCATAACGTTGAGAAAGTTGCAGAACAGCTGAAAATATACGGGGCGGATTGTATTTTTTTGGTGAACGACCCTGCTCTTGAAACATATAAAGCCGAAACCTGGGCATACGTAACTTCAAAAGTGGCCCAACAATGCAATGCTGCTATGATATGCACGGATGCGGGCTCTACAGGAAAAGATTTCATGCCCCGCGTATCAGCACGTATTGGAGCCGGAATGGCATCGGGAGTTATCGGTTTTGACGGTGAATGCTTTAAGCGGGAAATGTGGGCGGGAAGCGTTGTGGCCCGAATCAGGCTTCATACAGAAATCCAGGTCGCCACTGTCCAGTCGACTCTGTTCGAGCCTGCCACTCCAGCAGGAAACAGCAGCGAAATCGAACCCCTGCATCTTAAGATCCCGCCTGCCAGAACCCGCTTTATCGAATTCAGAAAAACAGAAAGCAAACGACCAGATCTGCCAGAAGCAAACGTGGTGATTTCCGGCGGCCGCGGGCTCAGGAACGCGGAAAATTTCAGGATGCTGGAAAGGCTTGCGGATTTGTTCAAGGGCGCTGTCGGTGCAACCCGTGCAGCAGTAGATGCCCAATGGGTCCCCAATGATTTGCAAGTGGGGCAAACCGGGAAGTTTGTAGCCCCTGAGTTTTACATGGCATGCGGGATCTCCGGTGCAATGCAGCATGTGGCCGGCATTAAAAACAGCAAGATCATCGTGGCGATTAACAAAGATGAAAATGCACCAATTTTCAGGGTTGCGGATTTCGGAATGGTCGCGGATCTCTTTGAAGTCGTTCCAGCCCTTATCGCGGCCATAGAAAACACCATTGAATAG